Proteins encoded together in one Shewanella acanthi window:
- a CDS encoding hydroxymethylglutaryl-CoA lyase → MHLETFATENASRPDVSLFEMGPRDGLQNEIAVPTAAKIALIEALADAGIKRIESGSFVSPKWVPQMADSGEVLSMINRREGVVYSALTPNVKGLELALDAKASEVAIFGAASQSFSQRNINCSIEESIERFIPLMELAKAHNVPVRGYVSCVLGCPYEGEIAVSEVARVSEILYKMGCYEISLGDTIGVGTPLKARKMLKAVSERVPIEKTALHFHDTYGQALANILACLDLGVRSFDASVAGLGGCPYAKGASGNLASEDLVYMLHGLGLKTGIDLIKLARAGEQISNQLKRINGSKVANALLTTDVA, encoded by the coding sequence ATGCACCTAGAAACATTCGCCACTGAAAATGCAAGTCGACCCGACGTTAGCTTATTCGAAATGGGGCCGCGTGATGGGCTGCAAAATGAAATTGCAGTACCAACAGCGGCCAAAATCGCCCTAATTGAGGCCCTTGCCGATGCGGGGATTAAACGCATAGAGTCAGGCAGTTTTGTGTCACCTAAATGGGTGCCACAAATGGCCGACAGCGGTGAAGTGCTAAGCATGATTAATCGCCGCGAAGGTGTGGTTTACAGTGCACTAACCCCGAATGTTAAAGGCTTGGAGCTGGCGCTGGATGCAAAAGCTTCCGAAGTAGCTATCTTCGGCGCAGCCTCCCAAAGCTTTAGTCAGCGCAATATTAACTGCTCCATTGAAGAGTCGATTGAACGCTTTATTCCGTTGATGGAATTGGCTAAAGCACACAATGTACCCGTGCGTGGCTATGTGTCCTGTGTATTGGGCTGTCCCTATGAAGGTGAAATTGCCGTCAGTGAAGTGGCCCGAGTGTCTGAAATCCTCTACAAAATGGGCTGTTACGAAATTTCGCTAGGCGACACTATTGGTGTAGGCACGCCGCTAAAAGCCCGTAAAATGCTTAAAGCTGTTAGCGAGCGTGTTCCGATTGAGAAAACGGCGCTGCATTTCCACGACACCTATGGTCAAGCCCTTGCCAATATTTTGGCCTGTTTAGACTTAGGTGTGCGTAGTTTTGATGCATCGGTTGCTGGACTCGGTGGCTGCCCCTATGCCAAAGGCGCATCGGGCAATCTTGCCAGCGAAGATTTAGTGTATATGCTCCACGGACTCGGCCTGAAAACCGGTATCGATTTAATCAAATTAGCCCGTGCCGGTGAGCAAATCAGCAACCAATTAAAGCGTATCAATGGTTCTAAAGTAGCCAACGCTCTCTTGACTACTGATGTAGCATGA
- a CDS encoding isovaleryl-CoA dehydrogenase — protein MSSLYTSLNFGLGEDVDMLRDAVQAFAQNEIAPIAASVDRENAFPNAMWPKLGEMGLLGVTVGEEYGGANMGYLAHVVAMEEISRASASIGLSYGAHSNLCVNQIHRNGNAEQKAKYLPKLVSGEHIGALAMSEPNAGSDVVSMKLNARKEGDRYILNGNKMWITNGPDANTYVIYAKTDLSKGPHGITAFIVERGFKGFSQAQKLDKLGMRGSNTCELVFEDVEVPEENILGGLNNGVKVLMSGLDYERVVLSGGPLGIMNACMDIVIPYIHEREQFGKSIGEFQLVQGKLADMYTGMNAAKAYVYNVAKSCDRGETTRKDAAGAILYSAELATKMALDAIQLLGGNGYVNEYATGRLLRDAKLYEIGAGTSEIRRMLIGRELFNESK, from the coding sequence ATGAGCTCTCTCTACACTAGCCTTAACTTTGGCCTCGGCGAAGACGTCGATATGCTGCGCGACGCCGTTCAGGCCTTCGCCCAAAACGAAATCGCCCCTATCGCGGCTAGCGTCGACCGGGAAAATGCCTTCCCCAATGCCATGTGGCCAAAACTGGGTGAAATGGGATTACTTGGCGTTACCGTCGGTGAAGAATACGGCGGTGCCAACATGGGCTACCTCGCCCACGTGGTGGCCATGGAAGAAATCTCCCGCGCCTCGGCCTCAATCGGTCTAAGTTACGGTGCCCATTCAAACCTGTGCGTCAACCAAATTCACCGTAACGGTAATGCGGAGCAAAAGGCCAAATACCTGCCAAAGCTCGTCAGCGGTGAGCACATTGGTGCACTGGCAATGAGTGAACCTAATGCCGGCTCAGACGTAGTTTCAATGAAACTTAATGCCCGCAAAGAAGGCGACCGCTACATCCTTAACGGTAACAAGATGTGGATCACCAACGGCCCCGATGCCAATACCTATGTGATTTACGCTAAAACCGATTTATCAAAGGGTCCACACGGGATCACCGCCTTTATCGTTGAGCGCGGCTTCAAAGGCTTTAGTCAGGCACAAAAGCTCGACAAATTAGGTATGCGCGGCTCTAACACCTGCGAACTGGTGTTTGAAGACGTTGAAGTGCCAGAGGAAAACATCCTCGGCGGCCTCAACAATGGCGTAAAAGTCCTAATGAGTGGCCTGGACTACGAGCGCGTGGTGCTCTCAGGTGGCCCACTTGGGATCATGAACGCCTGTATGGATATAGTCATTCCATACATCCACGAGCGTGAGCAATTTGGCAAATCCATCGGTGAATTCCAATTAGTCCAAGGCAAATTAGCCGACATGTACACCGGCATGAACGCGGCTAAAGCCTATGTTTACAACGTGGCTAAATCCTGCGATCGCGGCGAAACCACCCGTAAAGATGCGGCAGGCGCCATTCTTTATAGTGCAGAGCTCGCCACAAAAATGGCATTGGACGCCATTCAATTATTAGGTGGAAACGGTTACGTCAACGAATACGCCACCGGTCGCTTACTGCGTGATGCCAAGCTTTATGAGATTGGCGCTGGCACCTCAGAAATCCGCCGTATGCTCATTGGCCGAGAACTATTTAACGAATCTAAATAG
- a CDS encoding MerR family transcriptional regulator: protein MSSNNTSQTTYSISDLSKEFDITTRSIRFYEDQGLLKPKRRGQTRIYSLKDRVRLKLILRGKRLGFSLAETRRLFELYDADKSSTTQLHTMLALVEEKKSALQQQMDDIKVVLMELNSAEQQCRQALEENKTVKA, encoded by the coding sequence ATGAGCTCGAATAATACGTCACAAACGACTTACTCTATCAGTGATCTGTCAAAGGAATTTGATATCACGACCAGAAGTATTCGTTTTTACGAAGACCAAGGGTTATTAAAACCGAAACGCCGTGGCCAGACACGGATTTACAGTCTAAAAGACCGCGTTCGCTTAAAACTTATCCTACGTGGTAAACGCCTTGGTTTTTCCCTCGCCGAAACCCGTCGTTTATTCGAGCTCTACGATGCCGATAAGAGCAGCACCACACAACTACACACTATGCTAGCGCTGGTCGAAGAGAAAAAATCGGCACTGCAACAGCAGATGGATGACATCAAGGTAGTGTTGATGGAACTCAATTCGGCCGAGCAGCAATGCCGTCAAGCACTCGAAGAAAATAAAACCGTTAAAGCTTAA
- a CDS encoding enoyl-CoA hydratase-related protein, which produces MNSNNHTLDTLQFVEYRLSGGVGELILNRINVHNAFDEVMIGEMIAVIDYFAKCDYCRLLVLKANGKNFSAGADLNWMRKQAKMDFEQNLEDAKCLAKLMHDLDTFPKPTLALVQGAAFGGALGLICASDIAIATERASFCLSEVKLGLIPAVISPYVARTMGSRASRRYMLTAERFDANTALNLNVIHEINDDLDAAAKPIIEALLANSPQGMAWVKCLLKRLENGAIDQETIDYTSERIARIRVSAEGQEGLNAFFEKRPPNWQSSHLPANDIQGAR; this is translated from the coding sequence ATGAACTCAAATAACCACACATTAGATACGCTTCAATTTGTCGAATATCGCCTGAGCGGCGGTGTTGGCGAACTTATACTTAATCGCATCAATGTGCACAATGCTTTCGATGAAGTGATGATTGGCGAGATGATTGCCGTCATCGATTACTTTGCCAAGTGTGATTACTGCCGGCTGCTCGTGCTAAAAGCCAATGGCAAAAACTTCAGTGCAGGCGCCGACCTTAATTGGATGCGTAAGCAGGCCAAAATGGATTTCGAGCAAAACCTCGAGGATGCCAAATGCCTTGCTAAGTTAATGCACGACTTAGATACCTTTCCAAAACCGACGCTCGCCCTCGTCCAAGGCGCAGCCTTTGGCGGCGCACTCGGACTGATTTGCGCCAGTGACATCGCCATTGCCACAGAGCGCGCCAGTTTCTGTTTAAGTGAAGTTAAATTAGGGCTTATTCCTGCGGTCATTAGCCCCTATGTTGCCCGAACGATGGGAAGCCGCGCTTCACGCCGTTACATGCTTACCGCCGAGCGTTTCGATGCCAACACCGCATTAAATCTGAATGTTATCCACGAGATAAACGATGATCTTGATGCCGCAGCCAAACCCATTATCGAGGCGCTACTTGCCAATAGCCCTCAAGGCATGGCGTGGGTAAAGTGCCTACTCAAGCGTCTTGAGAACGGCGCTATCGACCAAGAAACCATCGATTACACCAGCGAGCGCATCGCCCGCATTCGGGTATCCGCCGAAGGCCAAGAAGGCTTAAACGCCTTCTTTGAAAAACGGCCACCAAATTGGCAAAGCAGCCACCTGCCTGCCAACGATATCCAAGGAGCACGCTAG
- a CDS encoding acetyl/propionyl/methylcrotonyl-CoA carboxylase subunit alpha encodes MFTKLLIANRGEIACRIIKTAQLMGIRTVAVYSDADCNARHVAMADESFYLGGSAPSDSYLKGELIIEIAKKAGAQAIHPGYGFLSENAEFARQCEQAGIAFVGPGSDAIDAMGSKSAAKSIMSRANVPLVPGYHGDDQSDATLKSEAIAIGFPLLIKAAYGGGGKGMRIVENEGEIIEAINSARREAQSSFGNDKLLMERYLREPRHVEVQVFADTLGNAIYLSDRDCSIQRRHQKVVEEAPAPGLSDALRTQMGNAAVAAAKAIDYVGAGTVEFLLDSDGSFYFMEMNTRLQVEHPVTEMVTGQDLVKWQLLVASGQPLPLKQEEVRIHGHSFEVRIYAEDPQNEFLPASGKLNFLREPEQNKHVRIDSGIRENDVISNFYDPMIAKLIVWDESRPRALQRLVHALESYQISGLKHNIEFLANIAEHAAFAKADFSTDFIGRYGDALIGSAASEADTAIAFAVLYQVLARKEAAKSQAINSADPHSPWGLVSGFRLNSTSQHSVALIDDNHHLQQLVLQDLGQVYLLPVNGDIWKLRGELKQDLLLADINGHKSKVPVSAQGDDFTLFLPSGSYHFKAVQTLVVEEQVSSEDKLKAPMNGTVVTHLVEVGAQVKAGQGLLVMEAMKMEYTIEAPFDGIVSEFYFNTGELVSDGALLLNVEPLTADVSSLESETTGAEEA; translated from the coding sequence ATGTTTACTAAGCTATTGATTGCTAACCGTGGTGAGATTGCCTGTCGCATCATTAAAACCGCGCAGCTCATGGGGATCCGAACCGTTGCTGTGTACTCTGATGCCGACTGCAATGCCCGTCATGTCGCCATGGCCGATGAGTCCTTCTATTTAGGTGGCAGCGCCCCAAGCGACTCTTATCTAAAGGGCGAATTGATTATTGAAATTGCCAAAAAAGCAGGCGCTCAGGCCATTCACCCAGGTTATGGCTTCTTATCGGAGAACGCCGAATTTGCCCGTCAGTGTGAACAAGCAGGGATAGCCTTTGTGGGCCCTGGCAGTGACGCCATTGATGCCATGGGCAGCAAGAGCGCCGCTAAGTCAATTATGAGCCGCGCCAATGTGCCCTTAGTGCCTGGCTATCATGGCGATGACCAATCCGATGCCACCTTAAAATCTGAAGCGATAGCGATTGGCTTTCCACTGCTCATTAAAGCCGCATACGGTGGCGGTGGTAAGGGCATGCGTATCGTCGAAAATGAAGGCGAAATCATCGAAGCCATTAATTCGGCGCGCCGTGAAGCACAGTCCTCATTTGGTAATGATAAGTTATTGATGGAGCGTTATTTACGCGAGCCACGCCATGTCGAAGTTCAAGTTTTTGCCGACACTTTAGGAAATGCAATTTACCTATCCGATCGTGATTGCTCGATTCAGCGCCGCCACCAAAAAGTGGTCGAAGAAGCGCCAGCACCAGGCTTAAGTGATGCCCTTCGAACCCAAATGGGTAACGCTGCCGTTGCCGCAGCCAAGGCCATCGACTATGTCGGTGCAGGTACGGTGGAATTTTTACTCGACAGCGATGGCAGTTTCTATTTTATGGAAATGAATACCCGTCTGCAGGTCGAGCACCCCGTCACCGAAATGGTGACCGGACAGGATTTAGTGAAATGGCAATTGTTGGTCGCCTCGGGTCAGCCCCTGCCCCTTAAGCAGGAAGAAGTACGCATCCACGGCCATTCCTTCGAAGTGCGTATTTACGCTGAAGACCCACAAAATGAGTTTTTACCTGCCAGCGGCAAACTCAACTTTTTGCGTGAGCCCGAGCAAAATAAACATGTTCGTATCGACTCAGGCATCCGCGAAAACGATGTGATCAGTAACTTTTACGATCCAATGATCGCAAAATTGATTGTCTGGGATGAATCGCGCCCACGAGCCCTGCAGCGCCTTGTGCATGCGTTAGAGTCTTATCAAATCAGTGGGTTGAAACACAATATCGAGTTTCTTGCCAACATCGCCGAGCACGCCGCCTTTGCCAAAGCGGACTTTAGCACCGACTTTATCGGCCGCTACGGCGATGCGCTTATCGGCAGCGCTGCGAGTGAAGCCGACACTGCCATCGCCTTCGCCGTGCTGTACCAAGTGCTTGCACGTAAAGAAGCTGCAAAATCACAGGCAATTAACAGCGCCGATCCCCACTCCCCTTGGGGACTGGTCAGCGGCTTTAGATTAAATAGTACTAGTCAACATTCGGTTGCCCTAATTGATGACAACCATCACCTGCAACAGCTAGTACTGCAGGACTTAGGCCAGGTCTATTTACTGCCCGTTAATGGTGATATCTGGAAATTACGTGGCGAACTTAAACAGGATCTGTTGCTCGCTGACATTAATGGCCACAAGAGTAAAGTGCCTGTTAGCGCACAGGGAGATGATTTCACGCTGTTTTTGCCTTCTGGCAGTTATCACTTTAAAGCCGTGCAAACCTTAGTCGTTGAAGAACAAGTCAGCAGTGAAGATAAACTCAAAGCACCGATGAATGGCACTGTAGTGACCCATCTTGTGGAGGTGGGCGCGCAGGTGAAAGCAGGACAAGGCCTGTTAGTCATGGAAGCGATGAAGATGGAATACACCATCGAAGCGCCGTTTGATGGCATTGTCAGTGAGTTTTATTTTAACACTGGCGAACTGGTGAGCGATGGAGCGCTGCTACTCAATGTGGAACCACTGACTGCTGATGTATCAAGCCTTGAAAGCGAAACTACCGGCGCCGAGGAGGCCTAA
- a CDS encoding L,D-transpeptidase family protein, whose product MPLYHPMKRYLLLLLMLLSYSTFATPSQLQSLLEPITIGESNQIVNTPIISAKLLNHIYQVRQYQPLWSDKAYAGTMLDVIKSADDEGLAKEDYHYQQLVELYAELNSSNWENDLQSSSFELLLSDGIISYAVHMLNGKINPGMLGKTWNYDETHLDFDTTLKKLEQHIQNHTVAAAITGLAPKIAIYPELKRQLAHYRELAAKYPFSEIPYTEVIKPGMTSPSLQAIATRLSQLGYLEERPTLTASTTSPDNTVASENTTALSYDKTLVDAVKQFQFQHSLNNDGVIGAGTMAALNVPYSRLADQIRINLERARWLSADLSANYLIVNLAGYELMLFRDNALSWRTDIIIGKINAKTPLFKSKLKYVVVNPTWTVPRSISSEIINHLRKDPGYLEQKNFSVVDAAGKPVDASGIDWSTTTRKNFPYWFVQGPGKTNSLGEVKFIFPNQYAIYLHDTPGKSLFDQTERAFSHGCIRVKDPLVLADKLLSANANWSNAALQEKLATGKTENLFLDEPLDILIMYWTVAIKDGNLKFYNDVYKRDPVLIDALNRPAALSVMAQDDMVNTLEE is encoded by the coding sequence ATGCCCCTATATCACCCAATGAAACGCTACTTGCTGTTGCTTCTCATGCTGCTTAGTTACAGCACTTTTGCCACCCCTTCACAGTTACAATCTTTACTTGAACCCATCACCATTGGCGAAAGTAATCAAATCGTCAACACCCCCATAATCAGCGCTAAGTTGCTTAATCATATTTATCAGGTCAGACAATACCAGCCACTGTGGAGTGATAAAGCCTATGCAGGCACTATGCTCGATGTGATTAAAAGTGCAGATGACGAAGGACTTGCGAAGGAAGACTATCACTATCAGCAGTTGGTTGAGTTATACGCCGAGCTAAACAGCTCAAATTGGGAAAATGACCTTCAAAGCAGCAGTTTCGAGCTACTACTGAGTGATGGCATTATTAGCTATGCCGTACATATGCTAAATGGCAAAATTAATCCAGGGATGCTGGGTAAAACATGGAACTACGATGAAACCCATCTGGATTTTGATACCACGCTTAAAAAGCTCGAGCAGCATATCCAAAACCACACAGTAGCCGCCGCTATTACTGGCCTTGCGCCAAAAATTGCTATTTATCCAGAGCTTAAGAGGCAACTGGCCCACTACCGTGAGCTTGCAGCCAAATACCCCTTTAGCGAGATCCCCTATACCGAAGTCATTAAGCCGGGGATGACCTCACCCTCACTGCAAGCCATTGCCACACGCCTTAGCCAATTGGGTTACCTTGAAGAACGACCCACTTTAACGGCAAGCACCACATCGCCTGACAATACTGTCGCGTCAGAAAACACCACAGCGCTCAGCTACGACAAAACGTTGGTCGATGCGGTGAAGCAATTTCAGTTTCAACACAGTTTGAATAATGATGGGGTGATTGGCGCAGGCACGATGGCGGCGCTAAACGTGCCCTATTCGCGCCTTGCCGATCAGATCCGAATTAACCTCGAACGTGCCCGTTGGCTGTCAGCGGATCTGTCGGCCAACTACTTAATTGTGAACCTCGCGGGTTACGAGTTAATGCTGTTTAGGGATAATGCCCTCAGCTGGCGCACCGATATCATCATTGGCAAAATCAACGCTAAGACGCCGCTGTTTAAGTCAAAGTTGAAGTATGTGGTCGTCAATCCGACGTGGACTGTCCCTCGCAGTATTTCATCTGAAATCATTAATCACCTGCGTAAAGACCCTGGTTATCTTGAGCAGAAAAACTTCAGCGTGGTCGATGCTGCAGGTAAACCAGTGGACGCCAGCGGTATTGACTGGTCAACAACCACCCGTAAAAACTTTCCCTACTGGTTTGTTCAGGGGCCAGGCAAAACCAACTCCCTCGGTGAGGTCAAATTTATCTTCCCGAATCAATACGCGATATACCTTCATGACACGCCAGGCAAGAGCTTATTCGATCAAACCGAAAGAGCCTTTAGCCACGGCTGTATTCGGGTGAAGGATCCGTTGGTTTTAGCTGACAAGTTATTAAGTGCCAATGCCAATTGGTCAAATGCGGCATTGCAGGAAAAACTCGCAACAGGGAAAACCGAGAATCTGTTCCTCGATGAGCCCCTCGATATCTTGATCATGTATTGGACCGTGGCAATTAAGGACGGAAATTTGAAGTTTTACAACGACGTCTATAAGCGCGACCCCGTACTCATTGACGCCCTAAACCGACCTGCGGCGCTGAGCGTGATGGCACAGGATGATATGGTTAATACCCTAGAAGAGTAA
- a CDS encoding carboxyl transferase domain-containing protein encodes MTQLSSRINARSDEFKAKSDDMAALVADLKTKLAKIELGGGPVALERHIARGKLLPRQRVEKLLDAGSPFLEISQFAAFEVYDEEVPAAGVIAGIGRVSGVECMIIANDATVKGGTYYPLTVKKHLRAQDIASRCHLPCIYLVDSGGANLPRQDEVFPDRDHFGRIFYNQAQMSAKGIPQIAVVMGLCTAGGAYVPAMADESIIVKEQGTIFLAGPPLVKAATGEEVSAEELGGAEVHTKISGVADHLAQNDEHALELARRAVLRLNHHKEVKALLSPKEVKPPKYDINELYGIVGTDLKKPFDVKEVIARLVDDSDFDEFKANYGATLVCGFARIHGYPVGIVANNGILFSESAQKGAHFIELCCQRKIPLLFLQNITGFMVGKKYEHEGIAKHGAKMVTAVSCANVPKFTVIIGGSYGAGNYGMCGRAFEPTMMWMWPNARISVMGGEQAAGVLATVRRDGLTRKGEVWSAEDEKAFKAPIIAQYDKEGHPYHASARLWDDGIIDPAQTRDVVGLALSAALNAPIEDTRFGVFRM; translated from the coding sequence GTGACGCAATTAAGCAGTCGTATCAACGCCCGTAGCGATGAATTTAAAGCCAAATCCGACGACATGGCCGCCCTCGTGGCCGATCTCAAAACCAAACTTGCCAAGATTGAGCTTGGTGGCGGCCCTGTAGCACTTGAGCGCCATATCGCCCGCGGCAAGTTGTTACCCCGACAGCGGGTTGAGAAACTGCTCGATGCCGGTTCGCCCTTTTTAGAAATCTCCCAATTTGCCGCCTTCGAAGTGTACGACGAAGAGGTCCCCGCAGCGGGAGTGATTGCCGGTATTGGCCGTGTAAGTGGTGTGGAATGCATGATCATCGCCAACGATGCCACAGTGAAAGGCGGCACCTATTATCCGCTCACCGTGAAAAAACACCTACGCGCGCAAGACATTGCCAGCCGTTGCCACCTACCCTGTATCTATTTAGTCGACTCGGGCGGTGCTAACCTGCCCCGTCAAGACGAAGTGTTTCCCGACCGCGATCACTTTGGCCGTATTTTCTACAATCAGGCGCAAATGTCCGCCAAGGGCATTCCGCAAATCGCCGTGGTAATGGGGCTTTGTACCGCAGGCGGCGCCTATGTGCCTGCCATGGCGGACGAATCCATAATTGTGAAAGAACAAGGCACTATCTTCCTCGCAGGCCCACCATTGGTGAAAGCCGCCACGGGTGAAGAAGTCAGCGCCGAAGAATTAGGTGGCGCTGAAGTGCACACTAAGATTTCAGGCGTTGCCGATCACCTAGCGCAAAACGATGAGCATGCCCTTGAGCTTGCCCGCCGTGCGGTGCTGCGTCTCAATCACCATAAAGAAGTCAAAGCGCTACTAAGTCCTAAGGAAGTTAAACCGCCCAAATACGATATTAATGAGCTCTACGGCATCGTCGGGACCGATCTTAAAAAGCCATTTGATGTGAAAGAAGTGATTGCCCGTTTAGTGGACGATTCGGATTTTGACGAGTTTAAAGCCAACTACGGCGCGACCTTAGTTTGCGGCTTTGCCCGTATCCACGGCTATCCCGTCGGGATCGTGGCCAACAACGGCATTTTATTCTCAGAATCGGCGCAAAAAGGCGCGCATTTTATTGAGCTCTGCTGCCAGCGCAAAATTCCGCTGCTGTTCCTGCAAAATATCACCGGTTTTATGGTGGGTAAAAAGTACGAACACGAAGGCATAGCCAAGCACGGCGCTAAGATGGTGACCGCGGTGTCCTGCGCCAATGTACCTAAATTTACTGTGATTATTGGCGGCAGCTACGGTGCGGGTAACTACGGTATGTGTGGCCGCGCCTTTGAGCCCACCATGATGTGGATGTGGCCAAATGCCCGTATCTCGGTAATGGGCGGCGAACAGGCAGCGGGCGTATTAGCGACAGTACGCCGTGACGGTTTAACCCGTAAGGGTGAAGTGTGGTCAGCGGAAGATGAAAAGGCCTTTAAGGCACCGATTATCGCCCAGTACGACAAAGAGGGTCATCCTTATCATGCCAGCGCGCGCCTGTGGGATGACGGCATTATCGACCCTGCGCAAACCCGTGATGTGGTCGGCCTTGCCCTGTCAGCGGCATTAAATGCCCCTATCGAAGACACCCGTTTCGGTGTGTTCCGTATGTAA
- a CDS encoding CoA transferase subunit A translates to MAGLNKVVGSYEEALKGLTDDMTIMVGGFGLCGIPEGLINQMVKMEVKGLTAISNNAGVDDFGLGLLLKHRQISTMIASYVGENATFEQQMLSGELNVILTPQGTLAEKIRAGGAGIPAFFTATGYGTPVAEGKETREIKGRHYVLEESLTADFALIRAWKADTMGNLVFRKTAANFNPMMATAGKITVVEAEFIVEPGELDPDHIHTPGIYVDRVIQGKFEKRIEQRTVKA, encoded by the coding sequence ATGGCAGGACTCAATAAAGTCGTCGGCAGCTATGAAGAAGCATTAAAAGGCTTAACCGATGATATGACCATTATGGTCGGCGGCTTCGGCCTGTGTGGTATCCCTGAAGGCCTAATCAATCAGATGGTTAAGATGGAAGTTAAGGGCTTAACCGCGATTTCAAACAATGCGGGCGTTGATGATTTCGGCTTAGGTTTACTGTTAAAACACCGCCAAATTTCAACCATGATTGCCTCCTATGTTGGCGAGAATGCGACCTTCGAGCAACAAATGCTCTCAGGTGAACTTAATGTGATCCTGACCCCTCAGGGCACGCTGGCGGAAAAAATTCGCGCAGGTGGTGCGGGTATCCCCGCCTTTTTCACCGCAACAGGTTACGGCACACCTGTGGCTGAAGGTAAAGAAACCCGTGAAATCAAGGGACGTCACTATGTACTCGAAGAGTCACTGACCGCCGATTTCGCCCTTATTCGCGCTTGGAAAGCCGATACCATGGGTAATCTCGTTTTCCGTAAAACCGCCGCCAACTTTAACCCTATGATGGCAACAGCGGGTAAAATCACTGTGGTTGAGGCTGAGTTTATTGTTGAGCCGGGCGAGCTTGACCCAGATCATATCCATACTCCTGGCATTTATGTCGATCGCGTCATTCAAGGCAAGTTCGAGAAACGCATTGAGCAGCGCACCGTAAAAGCATAA